The proteins below come from a single Camarhynchus parvulus chromosome 29, STF_HiC, whole genome shotgun sequence genomic window:
- the HDAC7 gene encoding histone deacetylase 7 isoform X2, whose amino-acid sequence MQGQSQAAVSPCPSPRVPQAVPMDLRIGQRLLKPQDTALLALKQQQLQHQLFLASLHQQQVEQLTHQHVRVAMESPHREAEPGQQEQELRQILNKDKSKRSAVASTVVKQKLAEVILKKQQAALERTSNAPAAALPYRSLEPLEPEGPSPAMLSTFLSPVPSTSLDTPEHFPLRKTASEPNLKVRCKPRKCLERRKNPLTRKESAPPSLKRRPPDAIDSSPSSSSTPVSGCSSPNDSLPAEHAALPAAPGGAHEAPLAQRLLMQESSLAQFALQSAASLPAITLGLPATTGARGDTERRALPSLAHRVPVLNGPVLPGSHQPVFIPASLEQHEAGSALSPRLQPVIILEPSVTHAPLVAVPGLGAVPFSFAPSLVPAERLALPGQHKPLGRTRSEPLPPSPRAVQQHLLFQQHHAHFLERLKQQTHLGKRMAKSSEKPRLRQIPSSEDMEAEGSVPEAAAEAAEPSRARPGSSGKEMGQPQEELVLQQALLWDSFQRVQQQLLKRQPLADPPVLPPGHRPLSRAQSSPATATVSLPAQDTKALALPVQEQPPKPHFTTGLVYDSVMLKHQCSCGDNSNHPEHAGRIQSIWSRLQERGLRSRCECLRGRKATLEELQCVHSERHVLLYGTNPLNRLKLDNGKLAGILSQRTFVMLPCGGVGVDSDTIWNELHSSNAARWAAGSVTELAFKVATRELKNGFAVVRPPGHHADPSTAMGFCFFNSVAIAARQLQQKGKLSKILIVDWDVHHGNGTQQIFYRDPEVLYISLHRHDDGNFFPGSGAADEVGAGPGEGFNVNVAWAGGLDPPMGDPEYLAAFRTVVMPIAHEFCPDVVLVSAGFDAAEGHPPPLGGYKVSAKCFGYMTKQLMSLAGGAVVLALEGGHDLTAICDASEACVSALLGHEPEPLPEDSLRQKPNANAVRSLEAVIQVQSRYWVAVQRFASKLGCSFLEAQHHEADEVETVTALASLSVAVMVEKRAQEEPMEQEEPMNQ is encoded by the exons CTGCCGTGAGCCCGTGCCCCTCCCCGCGGGTGCCCCAGGCCGTCCCCATGGACCTGCGCATCGGGCAGCGCCTGCTCAAGCCCCAGGACACGGCGCTGCTGgccctgaagcagcagcagctgcagcaccagctcttcCTGGCCAGCCTGCACCAGCAGCAAGTGGAGCAGCTCACCCACCAGCACGTCAGG gtgGCCATGGAGTCCCCGCACCGCGAGGCTGAGCcgggccagcaggagcaggagctgcgcCAGATCCTCAACAAGGACAAGAGCAAGAGGA GTGCCGTGGCCAGCACGGTGGTGAAGCAGAAGTTGGCCGAGGTGATcctgaagaagcagcaggcGGCTCTGGAGAGGACCAGCAACGCCCccgctgcagccctgccctACAG GTCtctggagcccctggagcctGAGGGTCCCTCCCCTGCCATGCTCAGCACGTTCCTGTCCCCCGTGCCCAGCACTTCTCTGGACACCCCCGAGCACTTCCCGCTGCGGAAAACAG CGTCCGAGCCCAACCTGAAGGTTCGGTGCAAGCCCAGGAAGTGCCTGGAGCGGCGCAAGAACCCCCTGACCCGCAAGGAGAGCGCCCCCCCCTCGCTCAAGAGGCGCCCGCCCGACGCCATCG ACTcgtcccccagcagcagcagcacccccgTGTcgggctgcagctctcccaaCGACAGCCTGCCCGCCGAGCACGCCGCGCTGCCCGCCGCCCCGGGAGGGGCCCACGAG GCGCCGCTGGCGCAGCGGCTGCTGATGCAGGAGAGCTCCCTGGCCCAGTTTGCCCTGCAGAGCGCAGCCTCCCTGCCGGCCATCACCCTGGGGCTGCCGGCCACCACCGGCGCCAGG ggtGACACGGAGCGCCGGGcgctgcccagcctggctcaccGGGTCCCGGTGCTCAATGGGCCGGTGCTCCCGGGCTCGCACCAGCCCGTCTTcatcccagccagcctggagcagcacgAGGCCGGCAGCGCCCTGTCCCCCCGGCTGCAGCCCGTCATCATCCTCGAGCCCTCGGTCACCCATGCGCCGCTGGTGGCGG tgccaggcctGGGGGCCGTCCCCTTCTCCTTCGCCCCGTCCCTGGTGCCCGCGGAGCGCCTGGCGCTGCCCGGCCAGCACAAACCGCTGGGCAGGACGCGTTCGGAGCCGCTGccgcccagccccagggccgtgcagcagcacctgctcttccagcagcaccacGCGCACTTCCTCGAGAGGCTCAAGCAGCAAACGCACCTGGGCAAG cGCATGGCCAAGTCCAGCGAGAAGCCCCGGCTGCGGCAGATCCCGTCCTCGGAGGACATGGAGGCCGAGGGGAGCGTCCCGGAGGCCGCGGCCGAGGCTGcggagcccagcagggcccggcccggcagcaGCGGGAAGgagatggggcagccccaggaggagctggtcCTGCAGCAG gccctgctgtggGACTCCTTCCAGcgggtgcagcagcagctcctcaagCGCCAGCCCTTGGCCGACCCCCCCGTGCTCCCCCCCGGCCACCGGCCCCTGTCCCGGGCCCAGTCGTCCCCGGCCACGGCCACcgtgtccctccctgcccaggacaccAAGGCGCTGGCGCTGCCCGTGCAGGAGCAGCCGCCCAAGCCACACTTCACCACAG ggctggtttATGACTCGGTGATGCTGAAGCACCAGTGCTCCTGCGGGGACAACAGCAACCACCCCGAGCACGCGGGCAGGATCCAGAGCATCTGGTCCCGGCTGCAGGAGCGGGGCCTGCGCAGCCGCTGCGAG TGCCTGCGGGGCCGCAAGGCcaccctggaggagctgcagtgcgTGCACAGCGAGCGCCACGTGCTGCTCTATGGCACCAACCCCCTCAACCGCCTCAAACTGGACAACGGCAAGCTGGCAG GGATCCTGTCCCAGAGGACGTTTGTGATGCTGCCCTGCGGAGGGGTCGGG gtggACAGTGACACCATCTGGAACGAGCTGCACTCGTCCAACGCCGCGCGCTGGGCAGCGGGCAGCGTCACCGAGCTGGCCTTCAAGGTGGCCACCAGGGAGCTGAAG aaCGGCTTCGCTGTGGTGCGGCCGCCCGGACACCACGCGGATCCATCCACGGCCAT GGGATTCTGCTTCTTTAACTCGGTGGCCATCgctgccaggcagctgcagcagaaggggaAGCTCAGCAAGATCCTCATCGTGGACTGG GACGTTCACCACGGCAACGGGACGCAGCAGATTTTCTACAGGGACCCCGAGGTTCTCTACATCTCCCTGCACCGCCACGACGACGGCAACTTCTTCCCGGGCAGCGGGGCTGCCGACGAg GTGGGCGCTGGCCCCGGCGAGGGCTTCAACGTCAACGTGGCCTGGGCTGGAGGGCTGGACCCCCCCATGGGGGACCCCGAGTACCTGGCTGCCTTCAG gaCCGTGGTGATGCCCATTGCCCACGAGTTCTGCCCCGACGTGGTGCTGGTGTCGGCCGGATTCGACGCAGCCGAGGGCCACCCACCCCCCCTTGGGGGCTACAAAGTCTCTGCCAAGT GTTTTGGCTACATGACCAAGCAGCTGATGAGCCTGGCGGGGGGGGCCGTGGTGCTGGCACTGGAGGGGGGGCACGACCTCACGGCCATTTGTGACGCGTCCGAGGCCTGCGTGTCCGCCCTGCTGGGCCACGAG CCGGAGCCGCTCCCCGAGGACAGCCTGAGGCAGAAGCCCAACGCCAACGCCGTGCGCTCCCTGGAGGCCGTGATCCAGGTCCAGA GTAGATACTGGGTGGCCGTGCAGCGCTTCGCCTCCAagctgggctgctccttcctcGAGGCTCAGCACCACGAGGCCGACGAGGTGGAGACGGTCACGGCCCTGGCGTCGCTCTCGGTGGCCGTGATGGTGGAGAAGAG GGCACAGGAGGAGCccatggagcaggaggagcccaTGAACCAGTGA